Proteins encoded by one window of Streptomyces sp. ALI-76-A:
- a CDS encoding class I SAM-dependent methyltransferase — translation MSPDSTHWMKYAISLAQRAPQSGRRVGVALVSKHNELICSAFEGEVRGASWYRTLRYRMQEIGTSSAHSAYLTINTLSADRSFELAELLKEVRIDRVYIGLPDPALTNYLDDDPVTARGHVHRFPDDLQREILEQNRDLYAVSEQNIECNPHYSTHRISEAVSTGLKSRGFALSRSDVNANRGRLALASLICQRYGIGYKEADRAVNDVLSEAFDAKYGTYDYAYDARAANLRWTEDFMSVYTRSSTRSLSTVSILNVGVGAGYEAAALFSDCPQITFVDIAERGLANINGRIPSSRTVVSSAEDLSALPENSYDLYVSLRTYNSSFFDTSAAASEAHRVLKPGAVIIVSVANGFLYTQRGCVVPGLIIPGTEFVDLYRGMDTANLIGAELDCAGFKDIRMFPTSTEIYLSAVTA, via the coding sequence ATGAGCCCAGACAGTACCCATTGGATGAAATACGCCATTAGCCTCGCACAAAGGGCGCCACAATCAGGCCGGCGAGTCGGCGTTGCGCTCGTGTCTAAACACAACGAGTTGATTTGCTCAGCCTTCGAGGGCGAAGTGCGCGGCGCGTCCTGGTACCGCACTCTGCGGTACAGGATGCAAGAAATCGGAACATCCAGCGCACACAGCGCATATCTTACGATCAATACCCTGTCTGCGGACCGGTCGTTTGAGCTCGCCGAGCTCTTGAAGGAAGTGCGCATCGACAGGGTCTACATCGGTCTGCCAGACCCCGCGCTGACGAATTACCTCGATGACGATCCCGTCACTGCACGAGGTCATGTACACCGCTTCCCCGACGATTTGCAGCGCGAGATCCTCGAGCAGAACCGAGACCTCTACGCAGTGAGCGAGCAAAATATCGAGTGCAACCCCCACTACTCCACACATCGCATCAGTGAAGCCGTCTCCACCGGGCTAAAGTCGAGGGGGTTCGCGCTTTCCAGGAGTGATGTCAATGCGAACAGGGGGAGGTTAGCGCTCGCTTCGCTGATCTGTCAGAGATATGGGATCGGGTACAAAGAAGCTGATCGCGCCGTAAACGACGTGCTGTCCGAAGCGTTTGACGCGAAGTACGGCACCTATGACTACGCGTACGACGCTCGTGCCGCCAACTTGAGGTGGACCGAAGACTTCATGTCGGTTTACACGAGGTCGTCCACAAGGTCTCTGTCTACCGTCAGCATCCTCAACGTCGGCGTCGGAGCCGGCTACGAGGCAGCAGCTTTGTTTTCAGATTGCCCGCAGATCACCTTTGTCGACATCGCGGAACGTGGCCTTGCGAATATAAACGGACGCATTCCCTCGTCGAGAACCGTCGTCTCCAGCGCCGAAGACCTGTCTGCCCTACCGGAAAACAGTTACGATCTGTATGTCTCTTTGAGAACGTACAACTCGTCGTTCTTCGATACGTCCGCAGCGGCCTCAGAGGCGCACCGAGTACTGAAACCCGGCGCGGTGATCATCGTCTCCGTAGCCAACGGATTTCTGTATACTCAGCGAGGCTGCGTCGTGCCAGGACTGATCATCCCCGGCACTGAATTCGTCGACCTCTATCGCGGGATGGACACAGCCAATCTGATTGGCGCAGAGCTCGACTGTGCCGGATTCAAAGATATCCGAATGTTCCCAACAAGTACCGAGATTTACCTGTCCGCTGTCACCGCCTAA
- a CDS encoding aldo/keto reductase: MDDDSAVDALLRSCAEGATVFDTSDVYGLGHSQRLLGRMLAQVPRENVRITCTVGAFKGTGVNAYSSLNLHGQVEQSLENLGVKWLDVLTLHHTDFGPRDQYLQEARETLEALRDLGIVKALGMRAPNRLGAGTATSDDHNQVGAARFAFLVQQLGPKVITTPFNALSQPPESEATDSEEDEDIFSFARRHGVATMIYKPLGQGLLTGKYLPGTAFGSGDVRSRITAPMLDAVQRGLQPLRDRFESTPQDLARVALHYCLKRCPDSIVLTGFTSSQQVAANYQGFTTELSEPDYEFVGAAYAALRAELVELGQLRSRDAASVT, encoded by the coding sequence GTGGACGACGACAGCGCGGTCGATGCCCTCCTGCGCTCCTGCGCGGAGGGGGCAACAGTCTTCGACACCTCGGACGTATACGGTCTCGGCCACTCCCAGAGGTTGCTGGGCCGCATGCTTGCCCAAGTGCCGCGCGAAAACGTCCGCATCACCTGCACGGTCGGGGCCTTCAAGGGTACTGGCGTCAACGCATACAGCTCCCTCAACCTGCACGGACAGGTAGAGCAGAGCCTGGAGAACCTCGGCGTCAAATGGCTAGACGTCCTGACTCTGCATCACACCGACTTCGGCCCGCGCGACCAGTACCTCCAGGAGGCGCGGGAGACCCTGGAGGCCCTGCGTGACCTCGGCATTGTCAAGGCGCTCGGAATGCGGGCACCCAACCGGCTGGGAGCCGGCACCGCAACCTCGGACGATCACAACCAGGTAGGCGCGGCTCGGTTCGCCTTCCTCGTCCAACAGCTCGGTCCCAAGGTCATCACCACCCCCTTCAACGCCCTCAGCCAGCCACCCGAATCCGAGGCCACCGACAGCGAAGAGGACGAGGACATCTTCAGCTTCGCCCGTCGCCACGGCGTCGCAACCATGATCTACAAGCCTCTGGGCCAGGGACTGCTCACCGGCAAATACCTTCCGGGCACGGCCTTCGGTTCTGGGGACGTCCGCTCCCGCATCACCGCGCCGATGCTGGACGCCGTCCAGCGAGGCCTGCAGCCCTTGCGGGACCGGTTCGAATCCACCCCGCAAGACCTGGCCCGGGTCGCCCTTCACTACTGCCTCAAGCGCTGCCCGGACTCGATCGTTCTGACCGGATTCACCAGTTCACAACAGGTGGCCGCGAACTACCAGGGCTTCACGACCGAACTGAGCGAACCGGACTACGAATTCGTCGGCGCCGCGTACGCGGCCCTGCGAGCCGAGCTGGTAGAGCTCGGCCAGCTCCGCTCAAGGGATGCGGCGTCCGTGACATGA
- a CDS encoding ATP-binding protein, translating into MLLLIVLPAYLLRIEHAGSSTRWLVWSAVAVACAAVLVVAWRVSRTTADAVQRHRIAGVEAVQQQGAAHLQALEQQQMTDRQAVSQWIARLRSVMADGLKEVDATLGQLQRGEQPQVRELPPEPVAPHAFATLERELLEFVYGVQTALTDSSARQEKAAVLSIARRILTSINHTLNAFDGLEREMEDPEVLQPLFKLDHAVTRLRRLAESLTLAGGALPRRSSKPMLLSDVIGHAISEIEQYGRVKLVSPVEGMVDGRAAPGLVHAMAELLDNAANFSKPPADVLVRVEKVASGVVIQIDDRGKLMSQDTLKQLNDLLSEPSRHRAGDYLRDGRMGVWVVAEYARRLGFHVRLHGNIYGSNQAEVLVPFDLFSTAPDSQERTPRPDLPSPEPVHALDRGAPAAGTRAGDRAEIPVARGPAASLTAEPSSSEAAAPGGGVAPLPSRRANAVPHPAIKLAASGAPDTSASGDGAALPKRDLSRSYLAPELQDTAPAPRGHIEPSAPPSAGLMSQLAEARRRAEQDAVPDASQSPEPTDPPHPLEVPRDHATE; encoded by the coding sequence GTGCTGTTGCTGATAGTCCTGCCCGCATACCTCCTGCGGATCGAGCACGCCGGATCTAGTACGCGATGGTTGGTGTGGTCGGCGGTTGCCGTGGCTTGCGCAGCGGTGCTGGTTGTCGCCTGGCGGGTGTCCCGTACGACCGCCGATGCGGTGCAAAGGCACCGCATCGCTGGTGTTGAGGCGGTACAACAACAAGGGGCGGCTCACCTCCAGGCCCTGGAACAACAGCAAATGACTGACCGCCAGGCCGTATCCCAGTGGATTGCCCGTCTGCGGTCCGTGATGGCCGATGGCCTCAAAGAGGTTGATGCGACGCTGGGCCAGCTGCAGCGCGGTGAGCAGCCCCAGGTGCGCGAGCTGCCGCCGGAACCCGTTGCCCCGCACGCGTTCGCCACGCTGGAACGGGAACTGCTCGAATTCGTGTACGGCGTGCAGACGGCTCTCACCGACAGCTCAGCCCGGCAGGAGAAAGCTGCTGTCCTTAGCATCGCCCGGCGCATCCTGACCTCGATCAATCACACGTTGAACGCGTTCGACGGGCTTGAACGCGAGATGGAGGACCCCGAGGTCCTCCAACCCTTGTTCAAACTGGATCACGCGGTCACGCGGCTGCGTCGCCTGGCGGAGAGCTTGACGTTGGCGGGCGGCGCGCTTCCCCGGCGCTCCAGCAAACCGATGCTGCTCTCCGACGTGATCGGCCACGCGATCTCTGAGATCGAGCAGTACGGGCGCGTCAAGCTGGTGTCCCCCGTCGAAGGCATGGTCGACGGACGGGCAGCGCCTGGACTCGTCCACGCGATGGCTGAGCTCCTCGACAACGCTGCCAACTTCTCCAAGCCCCCAGCAGACGTGCTGGTCCGGGTTGAGAAGGTCGCCTCGGGAGTGGTCATCCAGATCGACGACCGCGGAAAGCTCATGTCGCAGGACACCCTGAAACAGCTGAACGACCTGCTGTCCGAGCCGTCCCGGCACCGGGCCGGCGACTACCTGCGGGACGGACGCATGGGGGTGTGGGTGGTAGCGGAGTACGCCCGCCGACTCGGGTTCCACGTCAGGCTCCATGGCAACATCTACGGTTCCAACCAGGCCGAAGTCCTGGTCCCCTTCGACCTCTTCAGCACGGCACCGGATAGCCAGGAGCGGACCCCACGGCCTGACCTCCCGTCGCCCGAACCGGTTCACGCCCTCGACCGGGGAGCACCTGCGGCAGGGACCCGCGCCGGCGACCGTGCGGAGATTCCGGTGGCACGCGGCCCGGCGGCATCCCTGACGGCAGAGCCAAGCTCCAGCGAGGCAGCCGCCCCGGGCGGCGGGGTTGCGCCTCTGCCCTCACGTCGAGCGAACGCCGTGCCCCACCCCGCTATAAAGCTCGCCGCGAGCGGAGCGCCGGACACATCCGCGTCCGGTGACGGCGCTGCGCTGCCGAAGCGGGACCTTTCACGCTCCTACCTGGCTCCCGAGTTGCAAGACACAGCCCCTGCGCCCCGTGGACACATAGAGCCGTCCGCGCCGCCCAGCGCGGGCCTGATGTCCCAGCTCGCCGAGGCACGGCGTCGCGCCGAGCAGGACGCCGTGCCGGATGCCTCCCAGTCCCCCGAACCAACTGACCCCCCACATCCCTTGGAGGTCCCCCGTGACCACGCAACAGAATGA
- a CDS encoding roadblock/LC7 domain-containing protein, which yields MTTQQNDLTWLLTDFVDRTKGAVSALVTSRDGMKVASLNHDAKGEADTLSAITSGLHSLADGAGRLLNGAGGVRQVVVELDGGHLFVMAAGAGALLTVLVNADGDVGQVSYEMTLLVKRVYDHLTVAPRSVPAEADTAVQ from the coding sequence GTGACCACGCAACAGAATGACCTGACCTGGCTGCTGACCGACTTCGTCGACAGGACGAAGGGCGCGGTCAGCGCCCTGGTGACCTCCCGCGACGGCATGAAGGTCGCGAGCCTGAACCACGATGCGAAGGGGGAGGCTGACACGCTGAGCGCCATCACCAGCGGCCTGCACTCCCTGGCCGACGGCGCTGGTCGGCTGCTTAACGGCGCCGGTGGCGTGCGCCAGGTCGTCGTGGAACTCGACGGAGGCCACCTGTTTGTCATGGCGGCGGGGGCGGGCGCGCTCCTGACCGTCCTGGTCAATGCTGATGGGGACGTCGGACAGGTCTCCTACGAGATGACACTGCTGGTCAAACGGGTTTACGACCACCTGACCGTCGCGCCACGGTCCGTGCCCGCCGAGGCGGACACGGCGGTCCAGTGA
- a CDS encoding DUF742 domain-containing protein, giving the protein MAGDDALVDDGYGPVRPYALVHGRVTPSQDLDRASLVKARIELPSKPLQSHYAQAFEHCRAGAVSVAEITARLGHPLQIVKIWLSDLLDDGYLINAMPDNSGGAATDPRILGEVLAGLRRI; this is encoded by the coding sequence GTGGCCGGTGACGACGCCCTGGTCGACGACGGGTACGGGCCGGTGCGACCCTACGCGCTGGTCCACGGACGGGTTACGCCCTCACAGGACCTGGACCGGGCATCCCTGGTCAAGGCCAGAATCGAACTGCCGTCCAAGCCCTTGCAGTCGCACTACGCGCAGGCGTTCGAGCACTGCCGGGCCGGGGCGGTCTCCGTCGCGGAGATCACGGCGAGGCTCGGGCATCCCTTGCAGATCGTCAAGATCTGGCTTTCGGACCTTCTTGACGACGGTTACCTGATCAATGCGATGCCCGACAACAGCGGCGGAGCAGCCACCGACCCACGGATCTTGGGAGAAGTCCTTGCTGGCCTACGCCGAATCTGA
- a CDS encoding ATP/GTP-binding protein: protein MLAYAESELTLSLKIVVAGGFGVGKTTFVGAVSEIEPLRTEETLTEAGRGTDNLTGIEQKAATTVAMDFGRITLHRDQLMQLPHEVQLLLFGTPGQERFWFMWDNLSEGAVGAVVLADTRRLEDCFAAVEYFERRRMPFLVALNQFPDVRPRTEQEVRDALGVSPEVPLVWCDARDGASSRGVLVDLVAHARDRAQLVPSA from the coding sequence TTGCTGGCCTACGCCGAATCTGAGCTGACGCTCTCACTGAAGATCGTCGTAGCGGGCGGCTTCGGGGTCGGGAAGACGACCTTCGTCGGTGCGGTGAGCGAGATTGAGCCCTTGCGGACGGAGGAGACGCTCACCGAGGCCGGCCGCGGCACCGACAACCTGACGGGCATCGAACAGAAGGCGGCCACCACCGTCGCCATGGACTTCGGCCGCATCACGCTCCACAGGGACCAGCTGATGCAGCTGCCCCATGAGGTGCAGCTACTGCTGTTCGGCACGCCCGGCCAGGAGCGCTTCTGGTTCATGTGGGACAACCTTTCGGAGGGCGCGGTTGGCGCGGTCGTCCTCGCCGACACCCGACGGCTGGAGGACTGCTTCGCCGCCGTCGAGTACTTCGAGCGCCGCCGGATGCCGTTCCTGGTCGCGCTCAACCAGTTCCCCGACGTACGCCCCCGCACCGAGCAGGAAGTGCGAGACGCCCTGGGAGTGAGCCCCGAGGTTCCCCTCGTCTGGTGCGACGCACGTGACGGCGCCTCGTCCCGCGGCGTCCTGGTCGATCTGGTCGCGCATGCGCGTGACCGTGCCCAGCTCGTCCCTTCCGCCTAG
- a CDS encoding GAF domain-containing protein produces the protein MPTFDLATGLHDRVPADEERILRLELLQRKDLLADRPVPWFDSLAHDAAQEAADLVKKPDGFLAMVNLMKDGYQYFAGMWAPAGISGGESQATSADTPPEERFMERTSGWCVHTMDRRKALPLNNVFDYPRWLNKAIHQLGARTYLGTPLIHQPTGIALGTLCFVGRETTSWGRQEVALIKHYAAQALEHIDELPDNTQPPSEH, from the coding sequence ATGCCCACCTTTGACCTTGCCACCGGCCTCCACGACCGGGTACCCGCGGACGAAGAACGGATCCTGCGCTTGGAGCTGTTGCAGCGTAAGGACCTGCTCGCAGACCGTCCCGTTCCGTGGTTCGACAGCCTCGCGCATGACGCTGCACAAGAGGCGGCTGACCTGGTCAAAAAGCCGGACGGGTTCCTCGCCATGGTCAACCTCATGAAGGACGGCTACCAATACTTCGCCGGCATGTGGGCGCCCGCCGGCATCAGCGGCGGCGAGAGCCAGGCCACATCGGCCGATACGCCGCCGGAGGAGCGGTTCATGGAGCGCACGAGCGGGTGGTGCGTCCACACCATGGACCGCCGCAAGGCCCTGCCGCTCAACAACGTCTTCGACTATCCACGCTGGCTAAACAAGGCCATCCACCAGCTCGGCGCCCGCACCTACCTGGGCACACCCCTGATCCACCAGCCCACCGGCATCGCGCTGGGCACGTTGTGCTTCGTGGGCCGGGAGACGACGAGCTGGGGCCGCCAGGAAGTCGCCCTGATCAAGCACTACGCCGCCCAAGCCCTGGAGCACATCGACGAACTGCCCGACAACACCCAGCCCCCCTCGGAGCACTAG
- a CDS encoding acyl-CoA dehydrogenase family protein has protein sequence MSTYTYLTDDHLRLRDQAQDFGREVIAPHVPHMEAQGTHTDLELPRLMGAQGWCGVIIGTEYGGMGLDHLSKTLLISEASYFSGAAGGILQASLIPTAAILYLGSEEQKRRWLPQIAEGLWTAILVTEPDSGSHVLGMDGTARRKGKHWIINARKCFIGNSAIAGLHVVVVRTGRPGDPRSLSAFLVEADRNGIEVSQPDLVGMHGFTCGNVQLRDVRVPETHLLGEVGDGLAAAYTASVVCGRPNLAAAALGLHRRVMDEALAFLQTRRRKTGRHHRETRKLSENPIVRYRLADMQSRLMTAERLAYDAVQLLDEGRACDAELVQSKLYNSVAASESLRDASSLHGGYAARTDRPITRLMRDIQLVGAPAGPDDIQRHRLTEKALGADRTQWSEDFIRRTRSAEVRAA, from the coding sequence ATGTCCACGTACACGTACTTGACGGACGACCACCTGCGCCTGCGCGACCAGGCGCAGGACTTCGGCCGCGAAGTGATCGCCCCCCACGTTCCGCACATGGAAGCACAAGGAACACACACCGACCTTGAACTGCCCCGCCTGATGGGCGCACAGGGCTGGTGCGGCGTGATCATCGGCACCGAGTACGGCGGCATGGGCCTGGACCATCTCTCCAAGACGCTCCTGATCTCCGAGGCCAGCTACTTCAGCGGTGCCGCCGGCGGCATCCTGCAAGCCTCTCTCATCCCGACCGCCGCGATCCTCTACCTCGGCAGCGAGGAGCAGAAGCGGCGTTGGCTGCCGCAGATCGCCGAAGGGCTGTGGACGGCCATCCTGGTCACCGAGCCCGACAGCGGCAGCCACGTTCTCGGCATGGACGGCACGGCCCGCCGCAAGGGAAAGCACTGGATCATCAACGCCCGCAAGTGCTTCATCGGCAACTCAGCCATAGCGGGCCTGCACGTCGTCGTTGTGCGAACCGGTCGGCCCGGCGATCCACGGAGCCTGTCGGCCTTCCTCGTCGAAGCCGACCGGAACGGAATCGAGGTGAGCCAGCCGGATTTGGTCGGAATGCACGGCTTCACCTGCGGCAATGTGCAACTGCGCGACGTCCGGGTGCCCGAGACCCACCTCCTTGGGGAGGTCGGCGATGGCCTCGCCGCCGCCTACACCGCCTCCGTCGTCTGCGGCCGCCCCAACCTTGCCGCGGCCGCTCTGGGCCTTCACCGCAGGGTCATGGACGAGGCCCTTGCCTTCCTCCAGACACGCCGCCGCAAGACAGGCCGGCACCACCGCGAGACGCGGAAGCTCTCCGAAAACCCCATCGTCAGATACCGCCTCGCGGACATGCAGTCCCGGCTGATGACCGCTGAACGGCTGGCGTACGACGCCGTGCAGCTGCTGGACGAGGGACGAGCGTGCGATGCGGAACTCGTCCAGTCCAAGCTGTACAACAGCGTGGCGGCAAGCGAGTCCCTGCGGGATGCGAGCTCGCTCCACGGCGGCTACGCCGCCCGCACCGACCGCCCCATCACTCGACTGATGCGTGACATCCAGCTCGTCGGCGCGCCGGCAGGCCCTGACGATATCCAGCGCCACCGGCTAACCGAAAAGGCACTCGGAGCCGACCGCACCCAGTGGTCCGAAGACTTCATCCGCCGCACGAGGTCAGCCGAGGTACGCGCCGCCTGA
- a CDS encoding SAM-dependent methyltransferase yields MNTKIDTSVPHSARIWNYWMGGKDNYPVDQQAGDDYAEIAPQVKTMAIASRHYLIRAVTHLTRECGARQFLDIGTGLPTYDNTHQVAQRIAPAAKVVYVDNDPIVLAHANALLFSAPTGVTDYIDADLHDPEEILGQAARTLDFSQPVALMLMGILGHIEDYTTATAIVHHLLASLPAGSYFVHYDGTNTDVDLVKAQAGYDDTGAVPYVLRSPEQLAVFYEGLDLLEPGFVSCPLWRPAPGTSPAPTGVYGGVAVKW; encoded by the coding sequence GTGAACACCAAGATCGACACGTCCGTCCCCCACTCGGCCCGAATCTGGAACTACTGGATGGGCGGCAAGGACAACTACCCCGTCGACCAGCAGGCCGGCGACGATTACGCCGAGATCGCCCCCCAGGTCAAGACCATGGCCATCGCGTCCCGCCATTACCTGATCCGCGCGGTCACTCACCTCACCCGCGAGTGCGGCGCCCGCCAGTTCCTCGACATAGGCACCGGCCTGCCGACGTACGACAACACCCACCAGGTCGCCCAGCGGATCGCCCCGGCCGCCAAGGTCGTCTACGTCGACAACGACCCGATCGTCCTGGCTCACGCCAACGCCCTGCTCTTCAGCGCGCCCACGGGAGTCACTGACTACATCGACGCCGACCTGCACGACCCGGAGGAGATCCTGGGCCAGGCCGCGCGAACACTCGACTTCAGCCAGCCCGTCGCCCTGATGCTGATGGGCATCCTCGGCCACATCGAGGATTACACCACGGCGACGGCGATCGTCCACCACCTTCTTGCGTCCCTGCCCGCGGGCAGCTACTTCGTGCACTACGACGGCACCAACACCGACGTCGACCTCGTGAAAGCGCAGGCCGGTTACGACGACACCGGTGCCGTCCCGTACGTCCTGCGCAGCCCCGAACAGCTCGCGGTCTTCTACGAAGGGCTCGACCTGCTGGAGCCGGGCTTCGTCTCCTGCCCGCTGTGGCGCCCTGCCCCGGGCACCTCCCCGGCGCCGACGGGCGTCTACGGAGGCGTGGCCGTCAAATGGTAG
- a CDS encoding transposase yields MPLAAAVTITELPPAELPRTQIIERTRQRHADVHRLVDAGWTISAIARRLHLDRKTVRRFRDTGLDILLASARDRRPTGVLAPFKAYTTARFTDTGGSVTAPQVLAEIRTQGYRGSVQAIRKHFASLRDGTAEPVRADIPSPRKITSWIMCRREDLSTKDDERLLQVRLACPDITRACDLARTFHDLVTYRRGHLLMDWIRQAEQDAPAPVRGFGGFLRQDLAAVTAGLTLEWSSGVVEGNVNRVKTIKRSMYNRASFRLLRIRILTRP; encoded by the coding sequence GTGCCCCTGGCAGCGGCCGTCACGATCACCGAGTTGCCGCCCGCCGAGCTGCCCCGAACCCAGATCATCGAGCGGACCCGGCAGCGTCACGCCGACGTCCACCGGCTCGTGGACGCCGGCTGGACCATCAGTGCCATCGCCCGCCGTCTCCACCTAGACCGCAAGACCGTGCGCCGCTTCCGCGACACGGGCCTCGACATCCTCCTGGCCTCTGCCCGCGACCGCCGCCCCACCGGCGTCCTCGCCCCGTTCAAGGCATACACCACCGCACGCTTCACCGACACCGGCGGCAGCGTCACCGCACCCCAGGTCCTCGCCGAGATCCGTACACAGGGCTATCGCGGCAGCGTCCAGGCCATCCGCAAACACTTCGCATCCCTCCGCGACGGCACCGCCGAACCCGTACGCGCCGACATCCCCAGCCCCCGGAAGATCACCTCGTGGATCATGTGCCGCCGGGAAGACCTCAGCACGAAAGACGACGAACGACTCCTCCAAGTCCGGCTCGCCTGCCCGGACATCACCCGCGCCTGCGACCTCGCCCGCACCTTCCACGACCTGGTCACATACCGCCGCGGACACCTGCTGATGGACTGGATCCGCCAGGCCGAACAGGATGCTCCCGCACCCGTTCGCGGCTTCGGCGGCTTCCTCCGCCAGGACCTCGCTGCCGTCACCGCCGGCCTCACCCTGGAATGGAGCTCCGGCGTCGTCGAGGGCAACGTGAACAGAGTCAAAACGATCAAGAGGAGCATGTACAACCGGGCATCCTTCCGGCTCCTCCGGATCCGCATCCTCACCCGACCATGA
- a CDS encoding IS630 family transposase, protein MTSWHREMSRWAGGRPRQLGPDDEDFVIQTATTRPTKLGQPFTRWSLRKLVAYLRKIHGRLIRIGREVLRGLLARRGVTFQRTKTWKESPDPEREAKLDRIEKVLDRFPDRVFAFDEFGPLGIRPTGGSCWAAQTRSDRVPATYHRTHGVRYFHGCYSVGDDTLWGVNRRRKGAANTLAALKSIRAARPDGAPIYVILDNLSAHKGADIRRWARKHKVELCFTPTYASWANPIEAHFGPLRQFTIANSHHPNHTVQTRALHAYLRWRNANARHRDVLAAERKERARVRSEKGIRWGGRLSASAA, encoded by the coding sequence TTGACGAGTTGGCATCGTGAGATGTCTCGGTGGGCGGGAGGCCGTCCCCGCCAACTCGGCCCTGACGACGAGGACTTCGTCATCCAGACGGCCACCACCCGCCCCACCAAACTCGGCCAGCCCTTCACCCGCTGGTCACTGCGCAAACTCGTCGCCTACCTACGGAAAATCCACGGCCGGCTGATTCGCATCGGCCGCGAGGTGTTACGCGGCCTGCTCGCCCGCCGCGGTGTCACCTTTCAGCGCACCAAGACTTGGAAGGAATCCCCGGACCCCGAGCGCGAGGCGAAGCTGGACCGGATCGAGAAAGTCCTTGACCGCTTCCCGGACCGGGTCTTCGCCTTCGACGAGTTCGGCCCCCTCGGGATCCGACCCACCGGCGGCAGCTGCTGGGCCGCGCAGACCAGGTCCGACCGGGTGCCGGCCACCTACCACCGCACCCACGGAGTGCGGTACTTCCACGGCTGCTACTCGGTCGGCGACGACACCCTGTGGGGCGTCAACCGCCGCAGGAAGGGCGCCGCCAACACGCTGGCCGCACTGAAGTCGATCCGCGCCGCCCGACCCGACGGCGCCCCGATCTACGTGATCCTGGACAACCTGTCCGCCCACAAAGGCGCCGACATCCGCCGTTGGGCCAGGAAACACAAGGTCGAACTGTGCTTCACCCCGACCTACGCCTCCTGGGCCAACCCGATCGAAGCCCACTTCGGACCACTGCGGCAGTTCACCATCGCCAACTCCCACCACCCCAACCACACCGTGCAGACACGGGCATTGCACGCCTACCTGCGGTGGCGCAACGCCAACGCCCGCCACCGCGACGTCCTGGCCGCAGAACGCAAAGAACGCGCCCGCGTCCGCAGCGAGAAGGGCATCCGCTGGGGCGGACGCCTCAGCGCATCCGCAGCCTGA